One genomic segment of bacterium includes these proteins:
- the gltX gene encoding glutamate--tRNA ligase, translated as MPTVRTRFAPSPTGYMHIGGLRTALYAYLLAKQSNGQFILRIEDTDQERYVDGAVEVIYRTLKMAGLHYDEGPDIGGAFGPYVQSQRKALYLEQAQKLVELGGAYYCFCSQERLDKLRKEAEDRKEIFKYDGLCKKLTPDEIKKRIANGDPYIIRQNIPPSGQTGFKDEVYGEITVENSQLDENVLLKTDGLPTYNFANVVDDHLMGISHVIRGNEYLSQSPKYCLLYRSFGWEEPKYVHVSQIIRPDGKKLSKRSGDASFDDFYTKGFLTEAIVNYIALLGWNSKDDREIFSLAELTEAFSVAGLSKSPAIFDVEKLKWMNGEYIRKMTPEDFYQAALPWLQQAVKRSGVDLHKLAGLMQQRTVVLSDIPARIDFIDVLPEYAREMFINKKAKTDLVNSLEYLKTCQAELEKLEKFDHETIKQALYAVVETLGIKANTFLTPLRIALSGREVTPGGATELAEILGKEECLKRINIGIGKLTN; from the coding sequence ATGCCTACCGTCCGCACCCGCTTTGCCCCCAGCCCCACCGGCTACATGCACATTGGCGGCCTTCGCACCGCCCTTTATGCCTATCTGTTGGCCAAGCAGAGCAACGGCCAGTTCATCCTGCGGATAGAGGATACCGACCAGGAACGCTATGTCGACGGCGCGGTGGAGGTCATCTACCGCACCCTGAAGATGGCCGGACTGCACTATGACGAAGGCCCTGATATTGGCGGCGCCTTCGGCCCCTATGTCCAAAGCCAGCGCAAGGCCCTGTATCTGGAGCAGGCCCAAAAATTAGTGGAACTGGGCGGAGCCTATTACTGCTTCTGCTCTCAGGAGCGTCTGGACAAGCTCAGAAAAGAGGCCGAGGACCGCAAGGAGATATTCAAATACGACGGGCTGTGTAAAAAACTGACCCCGGACGAGATCAAAAAAAGAATAGCCAACGGCGACCCTTACATCATCCGGCAGAATATCCCGCCCTCCGGCCAGACCGGGTTCAAAGACGAGGTCTACGGCGAGATCACCGTGGAGAACAGCCAGCTGGATGAGAACGTGCTGCTAAAGACCGACGGCCTGCCCACCTACAACTTTGCCAACGTGGTGGACGACCACCTGATGGGCATCAGCCACGTGATCCGGGGCAACGAGTATCTTTCACAATCCCCCAAATACTGCCTGCTGTACCGCTCATTCGGCTGGGAAGAACCGAAATACGTCCACGTCTCGCAGATCATCCGACCCGACGGCAAAAAACTTTCCAAGCGATCCGGCGACGCCTCTTTTGACGACTTTTACACCAAGGGCTTTCTGACCGAGGCCATCGTCAATTACATCGCCCTGCTGGGCTGGAATTCCAAGGACGACCGGGAGATCTTCTCGCTGGCCGAACTGACCGAAGCCTTTTCCGTGGCGGGTTTAAGCAAGTCCCCGGCCATATTTGACGTGGAGAAGCTGAAATGGATGAACGGTGAATATATCCGCAAGATGACTCCGGAAGATTTTTACCAGGCTGCCCTGCCCTGGCTGCAGCAGGCTGTCAAGCGGTCTGGAGTAGATCTGCACAAGCTGGCCGGTCTGATGCAGCAGCGCACCGTGGTGCTGTCGGACATCCCGGCAAGAATTGATTTCATAGACGTTCTTCCGGAATACGCCAGGGAAATGTTCATCAACAAGAAGGCCAAGACCGACCTGGTGAATTCGCTGGAATATTTGAAGACCTGCCAGGCGGAGCTGGAAAAGCTGGAGAAATTTGACCATGAGACCATCAAGCAGGCGCTGTATGCGGTGGTGGAGACGCTGGGGATCAAGGCCAACACCTTCCTTACGCCGCTGCGCATAGCCCTCTCCGGTCGCGAGGTCACCCCCGGCGGGGCCACGGAACTGGCGGAGATACTGGGGAAAGAGGAATGTTTGAAAAGAATCAATATTGGCATTGGTAAATTAACCAACTAA
- the cmk gene encoding (d)CMP kinase, producing the protein MSRKPVIAIDGPAASGKSTTARMVAQKLGYLYIDTGAMYRAAGLKALRLGISFSDREAIAKMMEQTDISQKPSSSGPVTFLDGVDVSGLIRSPEVSQAASDISAITSVRQRLVALQQQMGREGGVVMEGRDITTVVFPTAEVKVFMKASIQERACRRKAELEAKGMTMDLKELEKQIENRDRQDSQRADSPLTCTPDSLVIDTSTLTIAQQVEMVIARAEKIQKEQA; encoded by the coding sequence ATGTCTCGCAAACCGGTGATAGCCATAGACGGCCCGGCGGCCTCCGGCAAAAGTACTACCGCCAGGATGGTTGCCCAAAAGCTGGGGTACCTGTACATCGACACCGGGGCCATGTACCGGGCGGCCGGTTTAAAGGCCCTGCGTCTGGGGATCTCATTCAGCGACCGGGAAGCCATCGCCAAAATGATGGAACAGACGGACATCAGCCAGAAACCTTCTTCCTCGGGGCCGGTCACTTTCCTGGACGGGGTTGACGTCAGCGGGCTGATCCGCAGCCCGGAGGTCTCCCAGGCGGCCTCGGACATCTCGGCCATTACTTCGGTCCGCCAAAGGCTGGTGGCGCTGCAGCAGCAGATGGGCCGGGAGGGCGGGGTGGTGATGGAGGGCCGGGACATAACCACGGTGGTCTTTCCCACGGCCGAGGTCAAGGTCTTTATGAAAGCCTCCATTCAAGAAAGGGCTTGCAGGCGCAAAGCCGAACTGGAGGCCAAGGGCATGACCATGGACCTGAAAGAACTGGAGAAGCAGATAGAGAACCGCGACCGGCAGGACAGCCAGAGGGCCGACAGCCCCCTGACCTGCACCCCGGATTCATTGGTAATAGATACTTCAACCCTGACCATAGCCCAGCAGGTGGAGATGGTGATAGCCCGGGCGGAAAAGATCCAAAAGGAGCAGGCATGA
- the hisC gene encoding histidinol-phosphate transaminase: MKPQARPNIQGISPYIPGKPIEEVRRELGIRGQIIKLASNENPLGPSPKAVKALRKSLKEINLYPDDGCFALSKRLASHLGVNEDQLIFGNGSVDVIEFITKTFVAPGDHVVIAEGAFIMYKIAAKMADARPSLIPLKNYVHDLDAMAAAVTPQTKVVYIANPNNPTGTMLTEAQVKAFMKKVPESCVVVFDEAYSEYIDRPDFPNTIKLLKDWPNAIVLHTFSKIYGLAGLRVGYGVGSPELISQIRKVRLPFNISLSGQVACLAALDDSKHLAKSKKLNSEGREYLYKQLQSLGVSYVPSEGNFILIDPKTDSMPVFTALQKLGVIVRPVKNYGYQTELRVTIGTARQNRKLIGALKQVLK, encoded by the coding sequence ATGAAGCCTCAAGCCAGGCCCAACATCCAGGGCATCAGCCCATACATCCCCGGCAAGCCCATCGAAGAAGTGCGCCGGGAGCTGGGCATCAGGGGCCAGATCATCAAGCTGGCCTCCAACGAAAACCCGCTGGGTCCTTCGCCCAAGGCGGTCAAAGCTTTGCGCAAGTCGCTTAAGGAGATCAACCTATACCCCGATGACGGGTGCTTTGCCCTGAGCAAGAGGCTGGCCAGCCACCTGGGAGTCAACGAGGACCAGCTGATCTTCGGCAACGGCTCGGTGGACGTGATTGAGTTCATCACCAAGACCTTCGTGGCTCCCGGCGACCATGTGGTCATCGCCGAGGGGGCCTTCATCATGTACAAGATAGCGGCCAAGATGGCCGACGCCAGGCCTTCGCTGATCCCCCTGAAAAATTACGTCCACGACCTGGACGCCATGGCGGCGGCGGTCACCCCCCAGACCAAGGTGGTCTACATCGCCAACCCCAACAATCCCACCGGCACCATGCTTACCGAAGCCCAGGTCAAGGCTTTCATGAAGAAGGTTCCGGAGAGCTGCGTGGTGGTTTTTGACGAGGCCTATTCCGAATACATCGACCGGCCGGATTTCCCAAATACCATCAAACTGCTCAAGGACTGGCCCAACGCCATAGTGCTTCACACCTTTTCCAAGATCTACGGCCTGGCCGGATTGAGGGTGGGCTACGGGGTGGGAAGCCCCGAGCTGATCTCCCAGATCCGCAAGGTGCGCCTGCCTTTCAACATCAGCCTGAGCGGACAGGTGGCCTGTCTGGCGGCCCTGGATGATTCCAAACATCTGGCCAAAAGCAAAAAGCTCAACTCCGAGGGCAGGGAATACCTTTACAAGCAATTACAGTCCTTAGGGGTTTCCTATGTTCCGTCCGAAGGGAACTTCATCCTGATAGATCCCAAGACGGACTCCATGCCGGTCTTTACCGCCCTGCAGAAACTGGGGGTCATCGTCCGGCCGGTCAAGAACTACGGATACCAGACCGAACTGCGGGTGACCATCGGCACCGCCCGCCAGAACAGGAAGCTGATCGGGGCGCTGAAGCAGGTGCTGAAATAG
- a CDS encoding lysophospholipid acyltransferase family protein, with protein sequence MIWESRAFNSRAYRLTWYCLDIVFNALFRWKVEGRENIPRQGPLIIASNHIALIDPPYIGACVPREIAFMAKKELFAFPPLRALICSHNAFPIRRGGWDSQVFRLLKDKLGQGLAVLVFPEGTRSRTDEFLEPKPGIGLLVRQQLVPVVPCFIRGTNLGWRDLFSGKHQMTTRFGRPITPAEIEAFPADKEGYIGLSRLIMQRIAELKENSR encoded by the coding sequence ATGATCTGGGAAAGCCGGGCCTTCAATTCCCGGGCATACCGGCTGACTTGGTACTGCCTGGACATAGTTTTCAACGCGCTTTTCCGGTGGAAGGTGGAGGGCAGGGAGAACATCCCCCGGCAGGGGCCCCTGATAATCGCCTCCAACCACATCGCCCTGATCGATCCTCCATACATAGGGGCCTGCGTGCCCAGGGAGATCGCCTTCATGGCCAAGAAGGAGCTGTTCGCCTTTCCCCCCTTGAGGGCTTTGATCTGTTCGCATAACGCCTTTCCCATCAGGCGGGGCGGATGGGATTCCCAGGTCTTCAGGCTGCTTAAGGACAAACTGGGCCAGGGCCTGGCGGTGCTGGTCTTTCCCGAGGGCACCCGCAGCCGGACCGATGAGTTCCTGGAACCAAAACCGGGCATCGGACTTCTGGTCAGACAGCAGCTGGTTCCGGTGGTTCCCTGTTTCATCCGGGGCACCAACCTGGGATGGAGGGACCTGTTTTCCGGAAAACACCAGATGACGACCCGGTTCGGCCGTCCGATAACCCCGGCCGAAATAGAAGCGTTCCCTGCCGACAAGGAAGGGTACATCGGCTTAAGCCGTTTGATCATGCAGAGGATAGCCGAGCTGAAGGAAAATTCCCGATGA